One genomic region from Bacillus aquiflavi encodes:
- a CDS encoding MoeB/ThiF family adenylyltransferase, which translates to MDDRYSRQILFSPIGKEGQIKLKHKHVLIIGAGALGTSIAEILTRSGVENITIVDRDYVEWSNLQRQQLYTEADAKKRIPKVIAAKERLEAINSKAKIKAKIVDVTPIEMIQLVKGIDLIMDATDNFDIRMMINDASQKYNIPWIYGAVVGSYGISYTIIPNKSPCLHCLMKQLPISGLTCDTGGIISPIVQLITAHQTVEALKILTDNWEALRNKLISFNIWTNQQSSIDVKTLKDRNCLSCGQTPTFPFLNYENQTKTAVLCGRNTVQIRPASTEKRDLQKIASQLENMGKVEQNRFLLSFTIKPYRFVMFQDGRVLVHGTNDVIRAKSLYYRYFG; encoded by the coding sequence ATGGATGACCGTTATTCTAGGCAAATATTATTTTCTCCTATTGGGAAAGAAGGACAAATAAAATTAAAGCATAAGCACGTATTAATTATTGGCGCAGGTGCACTCGGTACAAGTATTGCAGAAATTCTCACTCGTTCAGGTGTTGAAAACATAACGATCGTTGATCGCGATTATGTTGAGTGGAGTAATTTGCAACGGCAGCAACTCTATACAGAAGCGGATGCAAAAAAACGCATCCCTAAAGTAATCGCAGCAAAAGAAAGATTAGAAGCTATTAATAGTAAAGCAAAAATTAAAGCAAAGATAGTCGATGTTACACCTATTGAAATGATCCAACTAGTAAAAGGTATCGATCTAATTATGGATGCAACAGACAATTTTGATATTCGAATGATGATTAATGATGCATCACAAAAATATAATATTCCTTGGATTTACGGTGCGGTTGTTGGCAGTTATGGCATTAGCTATACAATTATTCCAAACAAATCCCCATGCTTGCATTGCTTAATGAAACAGCTGCCGATCAGTGGATTAACCTGTGATACTGGTGGGATCATTAGCCCAATTGTACAGCTCATTACTGCACATCAAACGGTTGAAGCTTTAAAAATATTAACTGACAACTGGGAAGCATTAAGAAATAAATTGATTTCCTTTAATATTTGGACGAATCAACAATCTTCTATCGATGTTAAAACATTAAAAGATAGAAATTGCTTATCTTGCGGACAAACACCAACCTTCCCGTTTTTAAACTATGAAAATCAAACCAAGACGGCAGTGCTTTGTGGGAGAAATACCGTTCAAATTCGTCCAGCATCCACAGAAAAGCGTGATTTGCAAAAAATAGCTTCTCAGCTTGAAAATATGGGAAAAGTAGAGCAAAACCGGTTTCTTTTATCATTTACAATCAAGCCGTATCGATTCGTCATGTTTCAGGATGGTCGTGTACTTGTTCATGGAACAAATGATGTCATTCGTGCTAAATCACTATATTATCGCTATTTTGGTTAA